The genomic stretch GTTGCCCGCCGCGTCCAGCAGCCGCGCATATTGCGCGGTCGAGACCCGGAACGACACTTCCAGCGCATCGGGATCCACCAGATCGGCCAGCTTTTCATTGCCCGACACCAGCCGCCCCAGCGCCACATTGGTCAGGCTCAGCGTGCCATCAAAAGGCGCGCGCAGGGTGGTATCTGCCAGCCGCCGTTTGGCCTCGGCCAGCGCAATCTCGGTGCGGGCCAGCGTGGTGTTGGCCTGATCTATGCGCGCCTCGGCTGCAGTTACAGCCTGCCTGCGCGACAACACCGCCTGACGTGCCGACGAGGCAGCCAGTTCAGCGGTTTCCACGGCAGCGGCGGTGCCCACACCGCGCGTTTCCAGATCAACCTGCCGCTGGTATGCCTTTTGACGCAAATCCGCCTGTTCCTGAGCTGCTGCCTGATCGTCACGGCCCAGATCCAGCGCACGCTGCGCATCGCGCAGTTCTGCCTTGGCGTCGGAAATATCGGCCTGTACCCGATCCAGCGTCGATTGCGCATCGGCAGGATCAACCTGCACCAGCACATCACCGGCGCGCACCGTGCCGCCGTCTTCAAAACTGTCGGCCATTTCGATCACGCGCCCCGCAACCGCCGCGCGCAGCTCAAGCGTGCGCCGCGACTGCACCTCGCCAAAGGTTTCCAGAACCGGCACCACATCACCCGCCTCGGCCAGCACCAATGTCACCGCAAAGGTGCGTTCACGCGCGGGCGGCGCCTTGGTCTCCCGCGCCAGACGTTCCTGCACCGCACCACGCACCAGATTGCCCGCAAAGACCAGCAAGGCCATTGTCAGCGCCGTCAGGATCAGCCCGATCAGGCTTTGTCTTAGAAACCGCATGCATTCATACCTGTTGGCCCCGTTGCTGTGTCAGAGGCATGATATCATAGCACGAATACGCACTGCGAAACCCGGCCCCACGACGATGTTACGCAAAGCGAGATCATTTCCGTCGCAGATGTTCGTCAAGTCGCGGCATTATTTCAACAAAATTGCAGGGACGGTGGCGGAAATCCAGCTGCCTGACCAGAATTTCATCCCAGGCATCCTTGCAGGCACCGGGACTGCCGGGCAGCGCGAACAGATAGGTGCCGCCCGCCACACCGCCCGTGGCACGGCTTTGCACGGCGCTGGTGCCGATCTTGTTCATGCTGACGATGGTAAACACCGTGCCAAAAGCGTCGATTTCCTTTTCATAGACATCGCGGTGCGCCTCGACCGTGACATCGCGGCCCGTCAGGCCGGTGCCGCCGGTGCTGATCACCACGTCGATCTGCACATCGGCGCACCATGCGCGCAGCTGGTCCGCAATCTCGGTCCGCTCGTCTGCGATGATCTTGCGGTCGGCCAGCACATGCCCCGCCGCCGCGATCCGGTCCACCAGCACATCGCCCGAGCGGTCCTCGGCCAGCGTGCGCGTGTCGCTGACGGTCAGCACCGCGATGCGGACGGGGATAAACTCTTTGCTCTCGTCAATCCGGCTCATGCGCTGCGCTCCAGCAAGGCCAACCGCACCGCGAGGGCCGCAAAAATTCCGCTGGTGATATAGTCCAGCACCCGGCTGCCCCGCGCCAGACGCGCGCCCAGACCCGAGGCAAAGACACCCACGGCCCCGTTGATCACAAACCCGCCCAGCGCCATCACCAGCCCAAGGATCAGGAATTGCACCAGCACAGGCAGCCCGTCGGGCTGTACGAACTGGGGCAAGAAGGCCAGCACGAACAGGATCACCTTGAGGTTGGTCAGGTTCACGATCAATCCCGTGCGAAACGCCTGAATGGCACGCAATCCGCCCGCCTTGCTGCGTTTCGCGTCACTGCCGCGCAGCAGTTGCAGCGCCAGATACAGCAGATAGGCCACGCCGGCCCAGCGGATCACCTCGAACGCGCCCGGCACCGTGGCCACCACAGCGCCCAGACCCAGCCCCGCAAGTCCGGTGTGAATAAACGCGCCCAGCGAAATGCCGGCACTCGCCGCCACCGCCGCCCGTGGCCCGGACCTCAGCCCCTGGCCCAGACAAAACATCATATCCGCCCCCGGCGTCAGGTTCAGCGCCAGCGCCGCAGGCAAAAACGCCAGCAAGGTAATCCATTCGGTCATTGTCGGTTCCAATCCGATGTCACGGGGTCACGCCCCAAGGTCAAACCAGTTCACAGTCGGCCCAAGGTTGACCACACGCGTGTCACCAATCTGCCCCTCCTGCCCCCAGCAATCGTGAATGTGCCCGCAAAACATCAGCTTGGGCTGGATACGTTCGACCGCCACGCGGATCGCGGTCGATCCCACAGACTCGCCGCCGCTGGTCACATCCACCACGCCTTTGGGCGGGGCATGGCAGATCAGCAGGTCGGCCCCATCACAGCCCGCCAGCATCGTGGCGGCAGCGTCTTCGTCCAGATCGCAGGACCATTGGCCAAAGGGCGTCGGCGGCACGCCATAGCCCATACCGAACAGCCGCAGCCCGCCGACCTCATGCGCATCGCCATGCAGCACCGTCGCGCGGGGTGCTGCGGCGCGCAACTCGTCCACGCTTTCCGCATTGCCCGGCACCAACACCAACGGCACCGCGATCCCGTCCAGCAGCGCCATCGCGCCCCCCAGATCATGCCGCATGTTGCAATAATCCCCCGCGCCAATCACCAGATCGGCATCGGCGCTCGCGGCCACCAGATCGGCGGCCCGCGCGCGGGCGTGGTGCAGGTCGGAAAAGGCCAGAATCCTCATGCGTTCAACCGTGCCTGTATGTCCAGAAGGTCCGCCCAGGCCTCGCGCTTGGCCAGCGGATTGCGCAGCAGATGGGCGGGCGGGAACATCGGCATGGCAGGCTTGCCGCACACCTTGGCCCAGGTGCCGCGCATCCGCGTGATGCCGGGTTTCCCGATCAGCGCCTGCGCGGCCACATTGCCCATGATCACAACCACATCCGGGTCGGCCAGCGCAATGTGACGCTCCAGAAACGGGGCCATCATCGCAATTTCCTCGCCCGTCGGCGCGCGGTCCTGCGGCGTGCGCCAGGGCAGCGCCAGCGTGGCATAGACCGGCACATCGGTGGACCGCCCCATGCCGATGGCCGCAAACATCGCATCCAGCAACGCGCCCTCGGCCCCGACAAAGGGCGTGCCGGCACGGTCTTCCTCGCGGTTCGGAGCATCGCCCACAATCATC from Pseudosulfitobacter sp. DSM 107133 encodes the following:
- a CDS encoding HlyD family efflux transporter periplasmic adaptor subunit, whose translation is MRFLRQSLIGLILTALTMALLVFAGNLVRGAVQERLARETKAPPARERTFAVTLVLAEAGDVVPVLETFGEVQSRRTLELRAAVAGRVIEMADSFEDGGTVRAGDVLVQVDPADAQSTLDRVQADISDAKAELRDAQRALDLGRDDQAAAQEQADLRQKAYQRQVDLETRGVGTAAAVETAELAASSARQAVLSRRQAVTAAEARIDQANTTLARTEIALAEAKRRLADTTLRAPFDGTLSLTNVALGRLVSGNEKLADLVDPDALEVSFRVSTAQYARLLDAAGNLLNAPLVATLDVAGIDLQATGIISRASVDAGEAQTGRLVFARLSNARGFKPGDFVTVGVEEPLLRDVVRLPSSAWGADGTVLALGADDRLETVAVELLRRQGDTILVRGDGLAGREVVEARSPLLGAGIAVTPLRIGRDAVVPAGPEMLELSAERRARLVAYVEGNDRMPQEAKARVLSQLAEPQVPAQMVARIESRMGG
- the moaB gene encoding molybdenum cofactor biosynthesis protein B, giving the protein MSRIDESKEFIPVRIAVLTVSDTRTLAEDRSGDVLVDRIAAAGHVLADRKIIADERTEIADQLRAWCADVQIDVVISTGGTGLTGRDVTVEAHRDVYEKEIDAFGTVFTIVSMNKIGTSAVQSRATGGVAGGTYLFALPGSPGACKDAWDEILVRQLDFRHRPCNFVEIMPRLDEHLRRK
- a CDS encoding LysE family translocator produces the protein MTEWITLLAFLPAALALNLTPGADMMFCLGQGLRSGPRAAVAASAGISLGAFIHTGLAGLGLGAVVATVPGAFEVIRWAGVAYLLYLALQLLRGSDAKRSKAGGLRAIQAFRTGLIVNLTNLKVILFVLAFLPQFVQPDGLPVLVQFLILGLVMALGGFVINGAVGVFASGLGARLARGSRVLDYITSGIFAALAVRLALLERSA
- a CDS encoding metallophosphoesterase family protein gives rise to the protein MRILAFSDLHHARARAADLVAASADADLVIGAGDYCNMRHDLGGAMALLDGIAVPLVLVPGNAESVDELRAAAPRATVLHGDAHEVGGLRLFGMGYGVPPTPFGQWSCDLDEDAAATMLAGCDGADLLICHAPPKGVVDVTSGGESVGSTAIRVAVERIQPKLMFCGHIHDCWGQEGQIGDTRVVNLGPTVNWFDLGA
- a CDS encoding uracil-DNA glycosylase, with protein sequence MESLSYHDAAALLAWQVELGVDECIMDAPVNRYETPAAAPKPKAAPQVPKKGAVRFVETQVDLPAMARAAAAQAADIAGLHAAIAGFGHCDLQKGARNLVFADGDPAARVMIVGDAPNREEDRAGTPFVGAEGALLDAMFAAIGMGRSTDVPVYATLALPWRTPQDRAPTGEEIAMMAPFLERHIALADPDVVVIMGNVAAQALIGKPGITRMRGTWAKVCGKPAMPMFPPAHLLRNPLAKREAWADLLDIQARLNA